AACGGCGTAGTGTTCGTGACGGGTTTCTTTGTCTTCTGCGCCCAGGTGCTCGTCTACGGGTTTGTGGGCTACCTCTACCCGCGGCACATCGTCGCCTCCGGGATGGGCTTCGTGTCCGGCGTTGGCCGGCTGGGGGCCATTGCCGGGCCGTGGATTACCGGTTTGCTGGTGGTTGCCGGGATCGCCTATCCGTTCGGGTTCTACGTCTTCGCGGCAGCGGCCGTGCTGGGCGTAGCGGCGGTGGCCGTCATCCCGCGGCCGCGGGAGTCCACGCCGGAGGCAGCGGACTCGGTACCTCCGGGGTCCGGCAAACCGGTGCCGCTGGGCTGACCGAACGGACCCGGGGGACAGGAGGAAGAGATGACCACCATTCGCGAGGCCACCTACGACCTCTTGCGCCGGCACGGGCTGACCACGATTTTCGGCAACCCGGGCTCCAACGAACTGCCGTTCCTGGCCGGCATGCCGGAGGACTTCCGCTACATCCTGGGCCTGCACGAGGGCGTGGTGGCGGGCATGGCCGACGGCTATGCGCAGGCAACGCGCCGGCCCGCGCTGGTGAACCTGCATGCGGCGTCGGGGACGGGCAATGCCATGGGCGCGCTGACCAACGCCTGGTACGCGCACACGCCGCTGGTAATTACCGCCGGTCAGCAGGTCCGCTCCACCATCGGCCAGGAGGTGATGCTCTCCAATGTGGACGCCGTGTCCCTGCCGCGCCCGCTGGTGAAGTTCAGCGCGGAACCGGCGTCGGCGCGCGACGTCGTCAGGACCATGGGGCAGGCGATCCATACCGCTGTGCTGGAGCCGGCCGGACCGGTGTATGTGTCCATTCCCTACGACGACTGGGCGCAGGACACCGGGGCGGAAGAGGAACATCTGGGGGAGCGCACGGTCGAGACGGCGGGGGAGTTGTCCGACGGCCAGCTCGCGGACCTCGTGGCTGCACTGGATGCCGCTGCCAATCCCGTGCTGGTGCTGGGGCCCGACGTCGATTCCGCGCGGGGCAACGACGACGCCGTCCGGCTGGCGGAGAGGCTGGGTGCTCCGGTGTGGGTGGCGCCCTCGGCGTCGCGGTGCCCTTTCCCGACTTCGCATGCCGCCTTCCGCGGCGTGCTGCCCGCCAGCGTTGCCGGGATCACCGGGCTGCTCTCCGGGCACGACCTGATCCTGGTGGTGGGGGCTCCGGTGTTCCGCTACCACCAGTACGAACCGGGGGAGTACCTGCCGGACGGTACTGAGCTGCTGCAGATCACCTGCGATCCGAGTGAAGCTGCCCGCGCACCGATGGGGCGGGCGGTGGTCGCCTCGATCGGTCCGGCGTTGCGACAGCTTGCCGACGCCGTGGCGCCCCGAGGAATCTTGATGCAGCCCCGCCCGGCGGCTCCTGCTGTGTCCCACCAGACTGACGCCGGCGGCCGGTTGGCACCGGAGGCGGTCTTCGACGTCGTGAACGAGCTGGCGCCGGAAGATGCCATCTATGTCAACGAAGCCACTGCGACGGTGACCGCGTTCTGGGACCGGATCCAGATGCGCCATCCCGGCAGCTATTACTTTCCGGCCTCCGGCGGGCTCGGTTTCGGCATGCCCGCCGCCGTGGGCGTCCAGCTGGCCGAGCCCGGGCGCCGCGTGATTGCGTTCATCGGCGACGGTTCGGCGAACTACGGCATCACGGCCCTGTGGACTGCCGCCCAGCATGGGATCCCCGTTGTGTTCATCATCCTGAACAACGGCACATATGGTGCCCTGCGCGGTTTTGCTGCCAAGCTCGACGCCTTGGACGCTCCCGGGCTGGACGTCCCCGGCATCGACTTCGTTTCGCTTGCCACCGGCTACGGCGTGGACGCGGAGCTGGCTGAGTCGGAGGGCGAGCTTCGCGACCAGGTGGCAAAGGCACTCGCATCCGACCTGCCGGCCCTCATCGAAGTCCGCGTCAGTACGGTGTCCCCGTTTTAACCGGCGGACTCGAAGTCGGAATACTGCTGGGGAGAGGCCGTCCCATGGTTGCCTCGGCGAGTTGCGGCAGAGCCTATACAGCTGTGCCCGGCGGGCGTAGCGTCCATCAGCGTGAGTGAAATTCCGCTGCCGCTGCGTCTGGCTAGGGCCGTGGGCGCCAGCCCGGTCTCGGAACGCGTTGCCGCCGCGCAGGAGTTCCTCTACAAACCGGTGCTCGAGTGGGCGCGGAAAAGCCCGTTCCATACCGGCGTCCTGGGTCACTCGATCCATCCGCCGCTCACCGATCTGACGCTTGGCTGCTGGGGCAGCGCGTCCATCCTCGATCTGGCCGGCGGAGTCCAGTCACGGCACGGTGCCACCGTCCTGCTGGGCGCGGGGCTGGCCGCGGCGGTACCCACCGCTATCGCCGGTGCGAGCGACTGGGCGGGAATGACCGGCGACGCGCGTCGGATCGGCGCGGTTCACGCGCTCGGTACGGATGTGGCGGTGTTTGCCAACGCCGGATCCCTCATCGCCAGGACACGGGGGTGGCACGGGCTGGGTGTGGCCCTGGCCCTTGCGGGCAATGCGGTTCTGACGGGTTCCGGCTTCTTGGGCGGGCACCTCGCGCTCAACCGTGGAACGGCTCGCCGGGAACCGGCTGAGGCTTAACGGTTTTTGGGCGGGGCCGCGTCCTCAAGCGAGGGAACCCAGGAACGCCGTCGTGTCCGCCGCGACCTGTTGCGGGCATTCCCACAAAACCAGGTGCGCGGCGTCGGGATAGATCTTCAGTTCCGCGCCCTCAATGCGGGTGGCCAGGGTGTCTTGGTCCGCGCGGGGCAGCAGCTCGTCCTGTCCACCCCACAGGATTAGCGTCGGAACCTCGATGGTTCCCGTTTCGGTGGGCGGCACGGCCGTGTACAGGCCGCGCAGGCTCAGCTTCCACGCGTGGGCGGGCATCTTGACGCCGTCGCGCACCCGGTCCTCGATGAACCACGGGGGAACCTCTTGGATTAACGGAAACCAGCCGAGGAAACCGCGCACCCAGTCTTCGCCGACGGGATCTGTCAGGCCGTCGACGTCGTCGGCGAACCCGGGCCGGCCCTGCAGGGTCAAGGGGGCGCCCACCAGCACGAGTGCCGCCACCCGGTCGGGGTGATCGACGGCCAGCTGCTGGGCCACATAGCCGCCGCTGGATGAGCCAAGGACCGACGCCGTAGAAACCCCGAGGGCGTCCAGAACTGCGGCGGCATCCGCTGCCTGTTCCGCCAGCGAGTACCCGTCCTGCGGTTTGTCCGCATCGCCCTGGCCGCGGAGGTCCGGGGCATAGACCCGGAAGTCGGCCAGCCCGGGCAGCAGCCGGTCGAAGCTCCGGCGGGATTCGGCCCATGCGTGCAGCAGCAGTAGCGGTGGTGCATCCGCGTCGCCTCGGACCAGGCACGGCACCGTGATGCCGGTGTGGAGCGGGAGATTCCGGACTTCGGATTCCATGGTTCAGGGTACGCCGCACCTTAGTGCGGGTTCGAGAGGCACGAGGGTCCCGGTGCCAAGGAAAGCTCACCGCCATGCCACTGCCCTGCCCAAGCACACTGAGCTCGATAGGTCTAAGAATTGACAACAATCCTCCCCGCGGATGCGCCAAAGTCGAAGTGGGCGGCCTGCTCGGGACTTGTGTCGCTCACAGACCCACAGACAGACCGCGAACTCTGCCGACAGCAGGGTTGTATCCAGCTAATCCTAAGCCGTGCTTAGAAGCCCAACATCGTCGAGCCTGGTCGCCCATGTCGACCAGGCTCGACGATGTCAAACCCCCTTAGACTGCAGATAGTATGCCGAGAGACCAGCAGCCAGACTAATCAGCGGGTGTCGAGCCACTGTTTGCCCAGCCAGCTTGGAGGTCTGTCCGTGGGGATGCTTCCGTTCTCTCCGGGAGTTGTTTACGGACGTTCATAATCTCGCCCCTGCCCTCCATCTGGAGGGTCCCATTGGGGGATGAGACGCAGAAAAGAGCAGAACATAGAACCAGCTGCGCTTGTCGTGACTGCTCTACTAGCTCACCAGGTCCCAGAGAACATCACCGGATTGCTTCTGTTTCTCGACGATTAGATTCATGCGTTTCGTGTGTTTCCGTTGTGGCGAGTAAACCCATCCAGAGTCACCTTTTCGTTTGGTCACAATCCCTTCTCGTAACATGAACGCGATAGCCTCTTCTGCAGCCCCAGAATCCCAATAGGCCTCAGCCCCACGCAAGAGAGCTTCCTCCTTTCTTCCGGACCCCCGCTGGAAGAACAGCTTCTTGAGGAGTGCGAGTAGTGTCTTCTGAGAGTTGCTCAGATTGAGTCCACTGATGCTCGCTGTAGTTAGGGCATATCGATAGTCACTCACTACACAATTGTGACCGAACATTTCCGGAAGCTCATTTCTGGCGCTTACCCCGTCGACCACCTCGATAATACAATCGTCGATGAATACTTCGTTAAACGCCGAATCCTCAATGACCAACAAACGGAAGTCAATATTGAGCAAGGTTAGGCGGGAAACAGTAGAACTTGAGAAATTAAGCTCAACGATAGAAGCGTCATCAACTATCAAATTCTCGAAGTCGCATACGTTGTGTGCCAGAACCTTCGCAGCAACGTAATCAGCAGCGATTTGATGGTTG
This Arthrobacter sp. zg-Y20 DNA region includes the following protein-coding sequences:
- the mdlC gene encoding benzoylformate decarboxylase, with translation MTTIREATYDLLRRHGLTTIFGNPGSNELPFLAGMPEDFRYILGLHEGVVAGMADGYAQATRRPALVNLHAASGTGNAMGALTNAWYAHTPLVITAGQQVRSTIGQEVMLSNVDAVSLPRPLVKFSAEPASARDVVRTMGQAIHTAVLEPAGPVYVSIPYDDWAQDTGAEEEHLGERTVETAGELSDGQLADLVAALDAAANPVLVLGPDVDSARGNDDAVRLAERLGAPVWVAPSASRCPFPTSHAAFRGVLPASVAGITGLLSGHDLILVVGAPVFRYHQYEPGEYLPDGTELLQITCDPSEAARAPMGRAVVASIGPALRQLADAVAPRGILMQPRPAAPAVSHQTDAGGRLAPEAVFDVVNELAPEDAIYVNEATATVTAFWDRIQMRHPGSYYFPASGGLGFGMPAAVGVQLAEPGRRVIAFIGDGSANYGITALWTAAQHGIPVVFIILNNGTYGALRGFAAKLDALDAPGLDVPGIDFVSLATGYGVDAELAESEGELRDQVAKALASDLPALIEVRVSTVSPF
- a CDS encoding (2Fe-2S)-binding protein, with amino-acid sequence MSEIPLPLRLARAVGASPVSERVAAAQEFLYKPVLEWARKSPFHTGVLGHSIHPPLTDLTLGCWGSASILDLAGGVQSRHGATVLLGAGLAAAVPTAIAGASDWAGMTGDARRIGAVHALGTDVAVFANAGSLIARTRGWHGLGVALALAGNAVLTGSGFLGGHLALNRGTARREPAEA
- a CDS encoding alpha/beta hydrolase, with translation MESEVRNLPLHTGITVPCLVRGDADAPPLLLLHAWAESRRSFDRLLPGLADFRVYAPDLRGQGDADKPQDGYSLAEQAADAAAVLDALGVSTASVLGSSSGGYVAQQLAVDHPDRVAALVLVGAPLTLQGRPGFADDVDGLTDPVGEDWVRGFLGWFPLIQEVPPWFIEDRVRDGVKMPAHAWKLSLRGLYTAVPPTETGTIEVPTLILWGGQDELLPRADQDTLATRIEGAELKIYPDAAHLVLWECPQQVAADTTAFLGSLA